The Epinephelus lanceolatus isolate andai-2023 chromosome 11, ASM4190304v1, whole genome shotgun sequence genome window below encodes:
- the unc119a2 gene encoding protein unc-119 homolog B, with protein sequence MSYSCTSRGNSQDPSTAKKPAGNNPGRDTAGTNSSSNGSPKQTAAMKVKKGCNSTDVGVPVTTEEDLLGSAVITPEDVLGLQKITENYLCSPDENIYNIDFTRFKIRDMETSTVLFEITKPPSTDKSGEKRDIDPNAGRFVRYQFTPAFLRLRQVGATVEFTVGEMPIENFRMIERHYFREKLLKSFDFEFGFCMPSSKNTCEHIYEFPPLSEEIIREMVLHPYETQSDSFYFVDNKLVMHNKADYSYNGGT encoded by the exons ATGAGCTATTCTTGTACCAGCAGAGGCAACAGCCAGGACCCGTCAACCGCTAAGAAGCCTGCCGGTAATAATCCGGGCAGAGACACCGCAGGCACGAACAGCAGCAGTAACGGCAGCCCGAAGCAAACGGCGGCGATGAAAGTGAAGAAAGGCTGCAACTCGACCGACGTGGGGGTCCCGGTGACCACGGAGGAGGACCTGCTCGGCAGCGCGGTGATCACTCCGGAGGATGTTCTGGGTTTGCAGAAGATCACAGAGA attATCTGTGCAGCCCGGACGAGAACATTTACAACATTGACTTCACCAGGTTCAAGATCAGAGACATGGAGACGTCCACAGTGCTGTTTGAAATCACCAAACCTCCATCCACAG ACAAATCAGGGGAGAAGAGGGACATTGACCCTAACGCAGGCCGATTTGTCCGTTACCAGTTTACCCCTGCTTTTCTCCGACTGCGGCAAGTTGGAGCCAC CGTTGAGTTCACAGTTGGAGAAATGCCAATTGAAAACTTCAGGATGATCGAGAGACATTATTTCAGAGAGAAGTTGCTGAAGAGTTTTGACTTTGAGTTCGGCTTCTGCATGCCCAGCAGCAAGAACACCTGTGAACACATCTATGAATTCCCACCTCTCTCTGAAGAAATCA TCAGAGAGATGGTCCTGCACCCGTACGAGACGCAGTCCGACAGCTTCTACTTTGTGGACAATAAGCTGGTCATGCACAACAAGGCGGACTACTCATACAACGGCGGGACATAG